Proteins from one Labrus mixtus unplaced genomic scaffold, fLabMix1.1 SCAFFOLD_101, whole genome shotgun sequence genomic window:
- the hjv gene encoding hemojuvelin produces MEPRAAITKLNNRALPWKHCIHLTLLLVHLSSPGVKATCRILRCNSDFVAATLDLGSSGSSGGGGAEGGASTAALSREAMNAGYCSALRSYAMCTRRMARACRGDLAYHSAVQGIEDLLIQHRCPRAGPTAQPRPLPQGTLSGDACLYERSFFSRERRMPEYLHCSVFGDPHVRTFNHDFQTCAVQGAWPLVDNEYLYIQATSSPTREGTQATALTKITIIFKNMRQCVDQQLYQAELDNVPAAFADGSVWSGERRGHHSLTVRTQSPGQHAEIRAAHIGTLLVVRQSGRSLGLSVRSPRGIMEAFGPEQDLQLCVWGCPPSQRLNTLRPLSPDPPPPFALSAQTHCAALLPDRDIYYHACVFDLINSGDLNSSMAAINALQDAMSMISDVQTLHLLPVASSLQHHAHLDLLLLLLLLGLSLR; encoded by the exons ATGGAGCCTCGGGCCGCTATCACAAAACTCAACAACAGAgcgttaccatggaaacactgcATCCACCTGACCCTGCTGCTGGTGCACCTGAGTTCACCTGGAG tAAAAGCGACCTGTCGTATCTTGAGATGTAACTCGGACTTTGTGGCAGCGACGTTGGACCTgggcagcagcggcagcagcggagggggaggggcagagGGAGGAGCATCGACAGCAGCTCTTAGCAGGGAGGCGATGAATGCAGGTTACTGTAGCGCCCTGCGCTCCTATGCTATGTGCACGAGGCGGATGGCGCGGGCATGCCGGGGGGACCTGGCCTACCACTCAGCTGTTCAGGGCATCGAAGACCTGCTGATCCAACACCGTTGCCCCCGAGCGGGGCCCACCGCACAGCCCCGTCCCCTCCCTCAGGGCACGCTGTCGGGGGACGCCTGTCTCTATGAGCGGAGCTTCTTCTCCAGAGAGCGCCGCATGCCGGAGTACCTGCACTGCAGCGTCTTTGGAGACCCGCATGTTCGAACCTTCAACCACGACTTCCAGACGTGTGCtgtgcagggggcgtggcctctcgTAGACAACGAGTATCTATACATACAGGCCACCAGCTCGCCAACAAGGGAGGGGACGCAAGCCACGGCGCTCACCAAG ataACCATCATCTTTAAGAACATGCGTCAGTGCGTCGATCAGCAGCTGTACCAGGCCGAGCTCGATAACGTCCCCGCTGCCTTCGCTGACGGCTCGGTCTGGAGCGGTGAAAGGCGGGGTCACCACAGCCTGACGGTGCGGACCCAGAGTCCCGGCCAACATGCGGAGATCAGAGCTGCTCACATCGGGACACTGCTGGTCGTGCGTCAGAGCGGACGCTCGCTTGGCCTGTCGGTCCGCTCGCCACGTGGCATCATGGAGGCCTTCGGCCCGGAGCAGGACCTGCAGCTGTGCGTGTGGGGCTGCCCCCCCTCGCAGAGACTCAACACGCTCCGCCCACTGTCACCCGACCCCCCGCCTCCCTTTGCTCTCAGCGCCCAGACTCACTGCGCTGCGCTGCTTCCTGACAGAGACATCTACTACCACGCCTGTGTGTTTGACCTGATCAACAGCGGAGACCTGAATTCCAGCATGGCCGCCATCAACGCGCTGCAGGACGCCATGAGCATGATCTCTGACGTGCAGACGCTCCACCTGCTGCCTGTGGCCTCCAGCCTGCAGCACCATGCACACCTGGACCTCCTGCTGCTCTTGCTGCTGCTGGGCCTGTCGCTCAGGTGA